One region of Quercus lobata isolate SW786 chromosome 2, ValleyOak3.0 Primary Assembly, whole genome shotgun sequence genomic DNA includes:
- the LOC115956958 gene encoding uncharacterized protein LOC115956958, which produces MSSIMSPQGVVFATAMAVSGTVVLLVLKLQKSLPNTQFSVDQIPQSSQPILRSCLSSEEKKKEKKKKKVHFAKDVVDPSGDGEAYRKQHGIISSNSSSSSSSSLASSPTPKLEKYRGQTRGMPANRVALYNGILRDRVVQRMGYSY; this is translated from the exons ATGTCTTCAATAATGAGTCCTCAAGGTGTAGTCTTTGCCACAGCCATGGCTGTGTCCGGCACTGTTGTCCTCCTTGTTCTTAAACTTCAAAAGTCTCTCCCAAATACCCAATTCTCTGTTGATCAAATTCCTCAGTCATCACAGCCAATTTTACGTTCTTGTCTCTCTTCTG aggaaaagaaaaaggaaaagaagaagaaaaaagttcaCTTTGCAAAGGATGTGGTGGATCCAAGTGGGGATGGAGAAGCGTATAGGAAGCAGCATGGTATAATTAGCagcaattcttcttcttcttcttcatcatcattagcTTCATCACCAACACCAAAGTTAGAAAAGTATAGAGGTCAAACAAGAGGAATGCCTGCCAATAGGGTGGCTTTGTACAATGGAATTCTCAGGGATCGTGTGGTTCAACGAATGGGTTACTCTTATTGA